The sequence GGACGCCTGGGCGGGCCGCCTCACGGCCTGGCTGCCCGCCGCCCCCGCCGACGTGCTCGACCTCGGCTGCGGCACCGGCAGCCTCGCCCTGCTCGCCGCCCGCGCCGGACACCGCGTCACCGCCTCCGACCGCTCCGCCGCGATGCTCGCCGAGGCCCGCGCCAAGCTCGCCGGGACCGGCACCCGCCTCGTCCGCGCCGACGCCGCGCACCCGCCCTTCGCACCCCGCTCCTTCGACGTCGTCCTCGTCCGCCACCTGTTGTGGCTCTTCGCGGACCCGGCGGCCGTGCTGCGCCGCTGGTGCGCGCTCCTGCGCCCCGGCGGGCGGCTCGTGCTGGTCGAGGGCCGCTGGAAGGAAGCGGGCCTGCCGCTCGCCGAGGTCACCGCGCTCCTCGCCCCGCTCACCGAACGCCTCCACACCGAGCCGCTGAGCGGGGACGCGGACCTGTGGGGCGGCCCGGTCGGCGACGAGCGGTACGCGGTCGTCGCGAGCCCCGCGCCACCCCGCAGGCACAGCGAGATCGTCGACGTCCACCTCTTCCTGCGGCGCGGCGACGAGGTCCTCCTCGCCCGCCGCGCGAACACCGGCTACGCGGACGGCCTGTGGCACGCGCCGTCCGGGCACGTCGAGGAGGGCGAGGACGTGCGGACGGCGGTGCTGCGCGAGGCGTACGAGGAGACGGGCCTGCGGCTGACCCCCGAGGACGTGCGCGTCGCCCTCGTCATGCAGCACGCGGCCCCCTCGGGCGGGAGCCGCATCGGCTGGTTCTTCGAGGCCGTGCACCCGGCGGGCGGCGAGCCGCGCAACGCGGAGCCGCACAAGTGCGACGCCCTGGAGTGGTTCCCGCTCGACGCCCTCCCGGACGGACTCGTCGCCTACTGCGCGGCCGGGCTCGACGCCTACCGCGCGGGCGACCGCTTCGTCCTCCACCGCCACGCCCCGGACGACCCGGTGGCACGGGTCGCGGGCGTGCCGGGGCGGGCGGTGGTGCTGCGCGAGAGCGGGGACCGGTGACCGGGCGAGGGGCGGTCCGCCCGGGAGCCGCATGCCCCGGGCGCGGCTCGGGGTCAGTACGTGAGGAGGGCGCGGAAGGCCGTGCGGTCCCCGTCCCGTCGCGCCAGGGCTTCGAGAGCGGCCGGGGCCGCCCGGGCCCGTTCCGCCGCGTGCGGGTCCGTCGTGGGCAGGCCGCTCGCCAGGAACTCGTCCTCGTCGAGGCGGAGCGCCGGGCCCCGGCCCGGTGCGGGGACCCACAGGTCGAGTTCGAGGTCGTCGACCCGTACCGCCCCCTCCTCGCGCACCGCGGGGCGGGTCATGTCGCAGTACCAGCCCTTGAGCCCGCCGTCCGCCGCCCGCACCTCCTTGATCGCGTACCACGTCGTCGTCCAGTAGTGCTCGGTGAAGACGTCGCCGGGCGCGAAGCGCACGAAACCGAAGTCGCGCGCCTCGGGCGAGGCCCACGGGGCCTCCGCGACGAGGTGTGTGCCGTCGTCGGCGAGCCGCCGGGCCGGGTAGCGCTTCTTGACGCGGCCCGCCTTGGTGAGGACGACGGTCAGGGCGTCAGCCGGGGGGCCGGCCTCAGCCGAGGGGCTTGGCATGCCGTACCTCCGTCACGGCCGGTACGTAGCCGAACCACTCGTTGATCGCGAGCATCGGCGCGTTCTCCGTGTCGTTGCTCGTGTACGCCTCCGTCAGCCCGGCCGCGCGGGCCCGGCTCAGCGAGTCGTGCTTGGCGAGCTTCGCGAGGCCCCGGCCCCGGTGGGCGCGCGCGGTCCCCGTCATCCCGCTGGAGTACCGGCCGGCGCCGTCCGTGTGCGCGATGCTGAACGCCGCCGGGACGCCGTCCACGAGAGCGACCGTCGTCAGGTCCCGGTCGAGCAGCGGGTGCCCCCAGCTCGTGGCGAGCCATTCCTCGTAGTCGTCCAGCTCCGTACCGACGTCGCTCGGCTCGTCGGCCGTGGCCTCCGCGTCGAGGAGGAAGAGCGGACGCGGGTCGTCGGCGAAGGCGGCGGCGGGCCGCAGCTCGACGCCCGGCGGGGGCGGCGCGAGCGGCGGCAGCGGGGCCGTCAGGTCCAGGCGCTGGAACCGCGCGGAACGGGAGGGGGACCAGCCGGAGCGGCGCGCGAAGCCGAGGTTGCGCTCCCCGTCGAGCACCCAGCTGAAGGCCGTACGCGCGCCGATCGAGGCGAGATACTCCTCGGCGGCGGAGACGAGCGCCGTCCCGGCACCCCGGCCCTCGTGCTCCGGATGGACGTACACATTGCAGAAAGCGAGGCCCGGTTCGGGGCTCTCGTGCGCGAGGCCCGTACTGCCCCGGCCGATCACCCGCCCCTCCTCGTCCTCGGCGAGCAGCAGCCGGTGGCACTGCGCGGCGGGGGCTCGGGCCGACTGCCACCACAGCAGCTCCGGGGTCACCAGCATCGGCGGCACGGCGGCCCGCAGGACGGCGGTGATGCCGTCGAGGTCGGCGGGGTTTTCGGGATCGAGGTCACGCACACGAAGGGTCATCGGCCCGAACGGTAGGCGCGGGGTGCGGGACGTCGCACCCCATTTAGCGCGGCACCGGGCGGTGCCGCCCGGCCCACCCGAGCGGGCCCCGGGCCTCCCTTCGCCCCGGGCCCCGGTCCTCACCCCACTCCCAGGTCCTGGTTCCCCAGTACTCCCGCGAGCGCCAGCCGCTCCGCGTCCGTCGTGCCCGGTTCCGCCGTGTAGACCATGATCCGCAGGTCGCTGTCGTGGACCGTCAGGACGTCGCAGTCCAGGCGGATCTCGCCGACGTGCGGGTGCGCGATGATCTTGCGCGCGCTGACGTGGGCACCCACCGTTCCCGCGTCCCACAGCTCTGCGAAGCGCGGGCTGCCGGCGCGCAGTTCGGCGACGAGTGCCGCGGGGCGGGGGTCGTCCGGGTAGCGCTGGGCGACCGCGCGCAGGTCGGCGGCCATGCCCGTCTCGAAGGCGGCCCGTTCCGCCGGTGTCATGACCGCCCGCGAGCCCGAGCCGAGGAAGTTGCGCCACACCGCGTTGCGCTCCCGGCTGCCGAGCGCCGAGGAGTCGCCCATGAGCGCCTCGTACGGGCTGTTGGCGAGCAGCAGTGTCCACAGCGCGTCGAAGACCGCGACCGGGACCCCGGCGAGGCGGTCGAGGAGGCGCTGCACGCTGGGCGGAATCCAGCCGGGCACGGTCCCGGGACCCGGCGGGACGAGCCCCGCGGCGCGGTAGAGGTGCGCGCGCTCCTCGGGGGCGAGCCGCAGCGAGCGGGCGAGCGCCTCGACGACCTGCGCGGAGGGGTGCGTGGCGCGGCCCTGCTCCAGGCGGGTGATGTAGTCGGCGGAGATCCCGGCGAGCTGCGCCAGTTCCTCGCGGCGCAGCCCGGGAGCGCGCCGCCTGCCGCCCGAGGGGAGCCCGGCGGCCCGCGGGGTCACGCGGTCGCGCCAGCGCCGTACCGCCTGTCCGAATTCACCCGTCGCCATAGGGGCAGTGTGCACGCGCGCGGGGGCATCGTGCCTGGTACCGCTGTTCCCAGGAAAACGGGACCACTGGCCGGGACGCCTCCCCGGCCGCACCGTGGAGGCATGACCACTTCACTGATCACCGGAGCGAACAAGGGCATCGGCTTCGAGACGGCCCGCCAGCTGATCGCCGCCGGGCACACCGTGTGGCTCGGCAGCCGCGACCCGGAGCGGGGCCGCGTGGCCGCCGAGGAGCTGGGTGCCAGGGCGCTCGTCATCGACGTGAGCGACGACGCCTCGGTCGCCGCCGCCTTCCGCACCGTCGAGGAGGCGGGGACGGGGCTCGACGTGCTCGTCAACAACGCGGGCATCGAGCCGCGCGCCGAGGACGGCGGGCCGCTCGCCGCGCTCGACGCGAGCGCCGACCGGCTGCGTACCGTCTTCGAGACGAACGTCCTCGGCCCGCTGCGCGTCACGCGGGCGTTCCTGCCGCTGCTGCGCCGCTCGGACTCGGCCGCCGTCGTCAACCTGAGCAGCGGCCTCGGCTCGCTCGCGGGCGGCGGCGGGGCCCCGTACTACCCGAGCGTCGAGTACCCGGTCTCGAAGACGGCCCTGAACATGCTCACCGTCAAGCTCGCCCAGGCCCTCCCGGGCATCCGCGTCACGGCCGTCGACCCCGGCTTCACGAAGACGGACCTCAACCACCACGCGGGGACGCAGACCGTCGAGGAGGGCGCGGCGGCCTCGGTGCGCGAGGCACTCGCGGGGAACGAGGGCGAGAGCGGCACGTTCGTGTCGGCGGAGGGGCCCGTCGCCTGGTAGCTCCCGGGGGCCGGGTCGCCGGGCGGCC comes from Streptomyces sp. Tu6071 and encodes:
- a CDS encoding methyltransferase domain-containing protein, with translation MVAGEGGDVVSGGCQDRRHTVARGAGPRDVRARGGARMTRTGRGGADRSGDQAPAGAAAPGGGGTAPGGGGTPGSGGVPGSGAAPGEGGGAGTGWGAGTDWDAVAPGFDTEADHGLRDPAVRDAWAGRLTAWLPAAPADVLDLGCGTGSLALLAARAGHRVTASDRSAAMLAEARAKLAGTGTRLVRADAAHPPFAPRSFDVVLVRHLLWLFADPAAVLRRWCALLRPGGRLVLVEGRWKEAGLPLAEVTALLAPLTERLHTEPLSGDADLWGGPVGDERYAVVASPAPPRRHSEIVDVHLFLRRGDEVLLARRANTGYADGLWHAPSGHVEEGEDVRTAVLREAYEETGLRLTPEDVRVALVMQHAAPSGGSRIGWFFEAVHPAGGEPRNAEPHKCDALEWFPLDALPDGLVAYCAAGLDAYRAGDRFVLHRHAPDDPVARVAGVPGRAVVLRESGDR
- a CDS encoding DUF402 domain-containing protein; amino-acid sequence: MPSPSAEAGPPADALTVVLTKAGRVKKRYPARRLADDGTHLVAEAPWASPEARDFGFVRFAPGDVFTEHYWTTTWYAIKEVRAADGGLKGWYCDMTRPAVREEGAVRVDDLELDLWVPAPGRGPALRLDEDEFLASGLPTTDPHAAERARAAPAALEALARRDGDRTAFRALLTY
- a CDS encoding GNAT family N-acetyltransferase; this encodes MTLRVRDLDPENPADLDGITAVLRAAVPPMLVTPELLWWQSARAPAAQCHRLLLAEDEEGRVIGRGSTGLAHESPEPGLAFCNVYVHPEHEGRGAGTALVSAAEEYLASIGARTAFSWVLDGERNLGFARRSGWSPSRSARFQRLDLTAPLPPLAPPPPGVELRPAAAFADDPRPLFLLDAEATADEPSDVGTELDDYEEWLATSWGHPLLDRDLTTVALVDGVPAAFSIAHTDGAGRYSSGMTGTARAHRGRGLAKLAKHDSLSRARAAGLTEAYTSNDTENAPMLAINEWFGYVPAVTEVRHAKPLG
- a CDS encoding helix-turn-helix transcriptional regulator, which produces MATGEFGQAVRRWRDRVTPRAAGLPSGGRRRAPGLRREELAQLAGISADYITRLEQGRATHPSAQVVEALARSLRLAPEERAHLYRAAGLVPPGPGTVPGWIPPSVQRLLDRLAGVPVAVFDALWTLLLANSPYEALMGDSSALGSRERNAVWRNFLGSGSRAVMTPAERAAFETGMAADLRAVAQRYPDDPRPAALVAELRAGSPRFAELWDAGTVGAHVSARKIIAHPHVGEIRLDCDVLTVHDSDLRIMVYTAEPGTTDAERLALAGVLGNQDLGVG
- a CDS encoding SDR family NAD(P)-dependent oxidoreductase, giving the protein MTTSLITGANKGIGFETARQLIAAGHTVWLGSRDPERGRVAAEELGARALVIDVSDDASVAAAFRTVEEAGTGLDVLVNNAGIEPRAEDGGPLAALDASADRLRTVFETNVLGPLRVTRAFLPLLRRSDSAAVVNLSSGLGSLAGGGGAPYYPSVEYPVSKTALNMLTVKLAQALPGIRVTAVDPGFTKTDLNHHAGTQTVEEGAAASVREALAGNEGESGTFVSAEGPVAW